From one Plantibacter flavus genomic stretch:
- a CDS encoding protein jag — translation MTDQELAPAQDEAPTITQLEEEGDVAADYIEEFLDICDIDGDIDIDARNGRAYVSIDSPTESNLRLLSRPDTVNALQELTRLAVQNRTGGFSRLILDIGGSREARQQELGALVERAVERIEAGSTEAALPPMSSYERKLVHDIVSARGFVSESHGEGRDRHTVITRG, via the coding sequence GTGACTGACCAGGAACTGGCCCCGGCCCAGGACGAAGCGCCCACCATCACGCAGCTCGAAGAAGAGGGCGACGTCGCAGCGGACTACATTGAGGAGTTCCTCGACATCTGCGACATCGATGGCGACATCGACATCGATGCCCGCAATGGTCGCGCGTACGTGTCGATCGACTCCCCCACGGAGAGCAACCTGCGTCTCCTGTCGCGTCCCGACACGGTCAACGCGCTGCAGGAACTGACGCGCCTGGCTGTTCAGAACCGTACCGGTGGCTTCTCCCGGCTCATCCTCGACATCGGCGGATCCCGGGAAGCGCGTCAGCAGGAGCTCGGCGCCCTCGTGGAGCGAGCGGTCGAGCGCATCGAGGCCGGTTCCACCGAGGCGGCACTCCCCCCGATGTCGAGCTACGAGCGCAAGCTCGTCCACGACATCGTGTCGGCTCGCGGCTTCGTGTCCGAGTCGCACGGCGAAGGC